In Aphelocoma coerulescens isolate FSJ_1873_10779 chromosome 23, UR_Acoe_1.0, whole genome shotgun sequence, a genomic segment contains:
- the GPR3 gene encoding G-protein coupled receptor 3 — MMEKESPNSSEGQQGWFSARNGSGSSLDLESVVQPLALNPWDVVLSISGTIISCENAIVVVVIFYTPTFRAPMFLLIGSLATADLLAGLGLILHFAFVYFIPSEVVSLLTVGLLVTSFTASVSSLLTITIDRYLSLYNALTYYSERTVTRTYIMLILTWGASICYGLLPVMGWNCLKEPSACSIVRPLTKNHLVILSVSFFAVFAVMLQLYVQICRIVCRHAHQIAVQRHLLASAHYVTTRKGIATLAVILGTFASCWLPFAVYGLLGDYSYPALYTYVTLLPATYNSMLNPVIYAFRNQEIQKVLWAVCCGCFSSTLPFRSRSPSDV, encoded by the coding sequence ATGATGGAGAAAGAGTCCCCCAACTCCAGCGAAGGCCAGCAAGGCTGGTTCTCAGCCAGGAATGGCAGTGGCAGCTCCTTGGATCTGGAGTCTGTGGTGCAGCCCCTCGCCTTGAACCCGTGGGACGTTGTCCTCTCCATCTCGGGGACCATCATCTCCTGTGAGAACGCCATTGTGGTGGTGGTGATCTTCTACACCCCGACTTTCCGTGCCCCAATGTTCCTCCTGATCGGCAGCTTGGCCACAGCCGACCTCCTGGCAGGTCTGGGGTTGATCCTGCACTTTGCCTTTGTGTACTTCATCCCATCAGAAGTGGTCAGCTTGCTCACTGTGGGGCTCCTGGTCACCTCCTTCACGGCCAGCGTCAGCAGCCTGCTGACCATCACCATTGACCGCTACCTGTCCCTCTACAATGCCCTCACCTACTACTCAGAGAGGACGGTCACCAGGACTTACATCATGTTGATCCTCACCTGGGGAGCCTCCATCTGCTACGGGCTGCTGCCCGTCATGGGCTGGAACTGCTTGAAGGAGCCCTCCGCCTGCAGCATCGTCAGACCGCTGACCAAGAACCATCTCGTCATCCTCTCCGTCTCCTTCTTCGCGGTGTTTGCGGTGATGCTCCAGCTGTACGTGCAGATCTGTCGGATCGTGTGCCGGCATGCCCACCAGATCGCCGTCCAGAGGCACCTCCTGGCCAGCGCCCACTACGTCACCACCCGCAAGGGCATCGCCACCCTGGCCGTCATCCTGGGCACCTTCGCGTCCTGCTGGCTGCCCTTTGCCGTGTACGGGCTGCTGGGGGACTACAGCTACCCGGCCCTCTACACCTACGTCACCCTGCTCCCCGCCACCTACAACTCCATGCTCAACCCCGTCATCTACGCCTTCAGGAACCAGGAGATCCAGAAAGTGCTGTGGGCCGTGTGCTGCGGGTGCTTTTCCTCCACGCTGCCTTTCCGCTCCCGCTCCCCCAGTGACGTCTGA
- the WASF2 gene encoding actin-binding protein WASF2 yields the protein MPLVTRNIEPRHLCRQTLPSVPSELECVTNITLANVIRQLGSLSKSAEDIFRELFTQANTFASRVSILVERVDRLQVKVTQLDPKEEEVSLQGINTRKAFKSSTTQDQKLFDRDSLPVPVLETYGTCNTPPPLNILSPYRDDGKEALKFYTNPSYFFDLWKEKMLQDTKDIMKEKRKHRKEKKENPNRGNVNPRKIKTRKEEWEKLKMGQEFVESKDKHGPAGYPSNMVYQNGSIGSSESMDGNCYPPPPQTDSIVPPPPSFPDDSLPPPPVEFSYPVDNQRGSGSGGPKRSSLVSPSHPPPAPPIGSPSAARPGFAPPPAPPPPPPLMENNPPPPPPMGFPSPGTPPPPSPPSFPPHPEFAAPPPPPPPPAVDYSSVLPAPLPQPGSGIAPPPPPPPPPPGPPPLASSGLDGPPPPPPPSDTSTSKPKSSLPAVSDARSDLLSAIRQGFQLRKVEEQREQEKRDVVGNDVATILSRRIAVEYSDSEDDSSEFDEDEWSD from the exons ATGCCGTTAGTAACGAGGAACATTGAGCCAAGGCACCTGTGCCGTCAGACGTTGCCTAGCGTTCCGAGCGAGCTGGAATGCGTGACCAACATCACCCTGGCAAATGTCATTCGACAGCTGGGCAGCCTGA GTAAATCTGCAGAAGACATATTTAGGGAGTTGTTTACTCAAGCCAACACCTTTGCCTCTCGGGTGAGCATTCTTGTCGAGAGAGTTGACCGCTTGCAAGTCAAAGTCACTCAGCTGGATCCCAAAGAGGAGGAAG TCTCCCTGCAAGGTATTAACACCAGGAAGGCCTTCAAAAGCTCCACCACTCAGGACCAGAAGCTCTTTGACAGAGATTCTCTCCCTGTGCCTGTCCTCGAAACCTACGGGACCTGCAATACTCCTCCACCTCTCAACATCCTCTCACCTTACAG ggatgATGGCAAAGAGGCGCTTAAATTCTACACAAATCCTTCATATTTCTTCGACCTTtggaaggagaaaatgcttCAGGACACCAAGGATATCATGAAGGAGAAGCGGAAACATAGG aaagagaaaaaggagaatccAAACCGAGGAAATGTGAATCCACGGAAAATCAAAACCCGGAAAGAGGAGTGGGAGAAGCTGAAAATGGGACAAGAATTTGTCGAGTCAAAGGACAAGCATGGTCCTGCTGG GTACCCCTCCAACATGGTGTATCAGAACGGCAGCATCGGCTCCAGCGAAAGCATGGATGGGAACTGCTACCCGCCACCGCCACAGACTGACTCTATTGTGCCACCACCTCCCTCATTCCCAGATGACAGCCTGCCTCCACCCCCGGTGGAATTTAG CTATCCTGTAGACAACCAAAGAGGTTCTGGTTCTGGAGGGCCCAAACGATCCAGCCTGGTTAGCCCGAGCCACCCTCCACCAGCTCCTCCGATCGGATCCCCCTCAGCAGCCAGGCCGGGCTTTGCTCCCCCTCcggctcctcctccaccaccaccactgatGGAAAACAACCCCCCTCCACCACCTCCCATGGGCTTCCCCTCCCCCGGAACCCCCCCGCCACCCTCGCCCCCTTCTTTCCCCCCTCACCCCGAGTTTGCTGCCCCTCCacctcccccacctcccccagCAGTTGACTATTCCAGTGTTCTCCCAGCTCCGCTGCCACAGCCGGGCAGTGGGATTGCACCacccccgccgccccctccacctcctcccGGCCCACCACCCCTGGCTTCCAGCGGCCTGGATggccccccgccccctcctccaCCCTCCGACACCTCCACATCCAAGCCCAAGTCATCCTTGCCTGCGGTTAGCGATGCCAGGAGTGATCTGCTTTCAGCTATTCGGCAAG GCTTCCAGCTGCGCAAGGTGGAGGAGCAGCGGGAGCAGGAGAAGCGGGATGTTGTAGGGAACGACGTGGCCACGATCCTGTCGCGCCGCATCGCGGTGGAATACAGCGACTCTGAAGACGACTCCTCCGAATTCGATGAGGATGAGTGGTCGGATTAG